A single region of the Hyphomicrobiales bacterium genome encodes:
- the hemW gene encoding radical SAM family heme chaperone HemW: MINTDPGFGIYIHWPFCEAKCPYCDFNSHVRHGGVTQADYVEAYKREIAYFASLTKDKLVTSVFFGGGTPSLMNPDTLDAILTEVRNTWPMTNDAEISMEANPSSVEAERFEAYRASGVNRLSIGVQSLKDADLKFLGRIHNVDEAIQAVEIARATFPRISFDLIYARPNQTLEDWEDELNLAIDYAADHLSLYQLTIEPDTPFQKLFDAGKLTPPDHDHARALYDVTQDICTARGLPAYEISNHAKDGYQSRHNLTYWRYGDYAGIGPGAHSRLFIDGERTGMATEAYPETWMANVGEKGNGIWNVEVLSEEASGDEMLLMGLRLKEGISLSRFESYAGRHIDEKQIASLIGDGMLERLSDDIVRVSREGWFVLDAVVADLAM, encoded by the coding sequence ATGATCAACACAGACCCCGGCTTCGGCATTTATATCCATTGGCCGTTTTGTGAAGCGAAATGTCCTTATTGCGATTTCAATTCTCACGTGCGCCATGGCGGGGTGACGCAGGCTGATTATGTTGAGGCCTATAAGCGTGAGATTGCTTATTTTGCCTCGCTCACTAAAGACAAACTTGTCACCAGCGTTTTCTTCGGGGGCGGTACGCCGTCGCTGATGAACCCCGATACGTTAGACGCGATCCTCACGGAAGTGCGCAACACTTGGCCGATGACGAATGACGCTGAAATTTCGATGGAGGCGAACCCCTCCTCAGTGGAGGCCGAACGCTTTGAAGCCTATCGAGCCTCTGGCGTGAACCGTCTTTCGATTGGCGTACAAAGCCTAAAGGATGCCGATCTTAAATTCTTAGGTCGTATCCATAATGTGGATGAAGCCATTCAAGCGGTTGAAATTGCCCGCGCCACATTCCCGCGCATCTCATTTGATTTGATCTATGCCCGCCCCAACCAGACGCTAGAAGACTGGGAGGATGAACTTAATCTTGCGATTGATTATGCTGCCGATCACCTCTCGCTTTATCAGCTAACCATCGAACCAGACACCCCGTTTCAAAAGCTGTTTGATGCAGGAAAACTAACCCCGCCAGACCATGATCATGCCCGTGCTCTTTATGACGTGACACAGGACATTTGCACCGCCCGTGGTTTGCCTGCTTATGAAATTTCAAACCATGCCAAAGACGGTTATCAAAGCCGGCACAATCTCACCTATTGGCGTTATGGCGATTACGCGGGCATTGGACCGGGCGCACATTCGCGGCTTTTCATTGATGGCGAGCGGACAGGCATGGCGACGGAAGCCTATCCAGAAACATGGATGGCGAATGTGGGTGAGAAGGGCAACGGCATTTGGAATGTTGAAGTCTTAAGCGAAGAAGCATCCGGTGATGAAATGTTGCTCATGGGGCTTCGCCTTAAAGAAGGCATCAGCTTGTCGCGGTTTGAAAGTTATGCCGGACGTCATATTGATGAAAAGCAGATCGCCTCACTTATCGGTGACGGCATGTTAGAGCGCCTAAGCGATGACATCGTGCGCGTAAGCCGCGAGGGTTGGTTTGTGCTTGATGCAGTGGTTGCAGACTTGGCGATGTGA
- the hrcA gene encoding heat-inducible transcriptional repressor HrcA, translated as MATNNTPSLQDVDERSREIFRHIVDTYLASGEPVGSRNISKALPSGLSAASVRNVMADLEGLGLIYSPHTSAGRMPTETGLRFFIDSLMEVGPLNIEERNQIEQQLPSQADSQSLDDVLAKTGSILSGLTGSAGLVLAKKQNSPLKHVEFVRLDETQALVVLVNEDGQVENRVLPLPAGTTASALSEATNYLNARIRGNTLDQARLNIEKLYTSAKEELDDLTQRVVEAGIASWVDTGDNVPPTMIVRGQSNLLDDMSAQNDLERIRRLFDDLEAKKDVMQLLQLAEEGDGVRIFIGSENSLFSLSGSSLVISPYKDQDNRVVGALGIIGPTRLNYARIIPTVDFTAQLISRMLR; from the coding sequence TTGGCGACCAATAACACCCCAAGTTTGCAAGATGTAGACGAACGCTCACGCGAGATTTTCCGTCACATCGTTGATACCTATCTTGCTTCTGGCGAGCCGGTTGGATCGCGCAATATATCAAAGGCTCTGCCCTCAGGCCTATCAGCCGCGTCCGTGCGCAATGTCATGGCGGACTTGGAAGGCCTTGGCCTCATCTATTCCCCACATACAAGTGCTGGACGCATGCCGACCGAGACGGGTTTACGGTTCTTCATCGATTCCTTAATGGAAGTCGGCCCACTCAACATCGAAGAACGCAACCAGATTGAGCAACAATTACCAAGCCAAGCCGATTCTCAGTCTTTAGATGATGTGCTCGCTAAAACTGGTTCGATCTTATCAGGCCTTACCGGCAGTGCTGGTTTAGTTTTGGCAAAGAAACAAAACTCTCCCCTCAAGCATGTTGAATTTGTCCGACTTGATGAGACGCAAGCATTGGTGGTTTTGGTCAATGAAGATGGTCAGGTCGAAAATCGCGTCTTGCCCCTGCCGGCCGGCACAACAGCATCCGCATTAAGTGAAGCCACAAATTATCTCAACGCCCGCATTCGAGGTAACACGCTTGACCAAGCAAGGCTGAACATCGAAAAACTCTATACATCCGCCAAAGAAGAATTGGATGATTTGACACAACGCGTCGTCGAAGCAGGCATCGCCTCTTGGGTGGACACTGGCGACAACGTTCCGCCAACGATGATCGTGCGCGGTCAATCCAATTTGCTGGATGATATGAGCGCACAAAATGATCTAGAACGCATCCGCCGACTGTTCGATGATTTGGAAGCGAAAAAAGATGTCATGCAGCTTTTGCAATTGGCTGAAGAAGGAGACGGCGTTCGCATTTTCATTGGCTCCGAAAACTCCCTGTTCTCGCTTTCCGGCTCATCATTGGTGATCTCACCTTACAAAGATCAAGACAATCGCGTGGTGGGTGCACTTGGTATTATCGGACCAACACGTCTTAACTATGCACGTATTATTCCGACAGTTGATTTTACAGCGCAATTAATCAGTCGCATGCTGCGCTAG
- the rdgB gene encoding RdgB/HAM1 family non-canonical purine NTP pyrophosphatase, whose product MARKLSGDTLVVASHNAGKVREINELIAPFGLVAKSASDLNLPEPEETGTTFEANALLKAEAAATATGLPALADDSGFCVAALNDDPGIYSARWAGEDKDFGRAMRNVQEKLETSGSEDKASYFVACLCLAWPDGHYEMFRGEVHGKVVWPPRGEHGFGYDPMFQPDDRARTFGEMTADEKHGWTPADLGGDKAPLSHRARAFKMFAESCLLDKA is encoded by the coding sequence ATGGCACGCAAACTCAGCGGCGACACGCTTGTCGTCGCCAGTCACAATGCAGGCAAAGTGCGCGAGATCAACGAGTTGATCGCGCCCTTTGGTCTTGTGGCAAAATCAGCTTCTGACCTCAATCTACCCGAGCCAGAAGAAACCGGCACAACGTTTGAGGCCAATGCGCTTTTGAAGGCGGAGGCTGCAGCGACTGCTACAGGCTTGCCAGCGTTGGCTGATGATTCTGGGTTTTGCGTGGCAGCACTCAACGATGATCCAGGCATTTATTCAGCGCGTTGGGCAGGCGAGGACAAAGATTTTGGCCGCGCCATGCGCAATGTGCAGGAAAAGCTGGAAACATCTGGTAGCGAAGACAAGGCGAGCTATTTTGTGGCTTGCCTCTGTCTCGCATGGCCTGATGGTCACTATGAGATGTTTCGCGGTGAAGTGCACGGAAAAGTCGTCTGGCCACCGCGCGGCGAACATGGTTTTGGCTATGACCCAATGTTTCAACCCGATGATCGCGCGCGCACTTTTGGTGAAATGACAGCCGACGAAAAACACGGCTGGACACCTGCAGATCTCGGCGGCGACAAAGCCCCTTTGTCGCACCGCGCACGGGCGTTTAAAATGTTTGCAGAAAGCTGTTTGTTGGACAAGGCATGA
- the rph gene encoding ribonuclease PH, protein MRPSNRALDEMRAVTIERNYSKHAEGSCLIKFGDTHVLCTASLEERVPPWLRGGGKGWVTAEYGMLPRSTSDRMRREVTAGKASGRTQEIQRLIGRSLRAVVDMKALGEKQISLDCDVIQADGGTRTASITGAWVALHDCIEWMRDRSLLQGTVLKDHVAAISCGIYQGEPVLDLDYPEDSEADTDANFVLSGKGGIIEIQGTAEKDPFSEDEFAAMMTLAKKGVAELTALQKAAIG, encoded by the coding sequence ATGCGACCATCCAACCGAGCGCTTGATGAAATGCGCGCTGTTACCATTGAACGTAATTATTCAAAACATGCTGAAGGCTCTTGCTTGATTAAGTTTGGCGATACGCATGTGCTTTGTACGGCCAGTTTAGAAGAACGTGTGCCACCTTGGTTGCGTGGTGGTGGTAAAGGCTGGGTGACAGCTGAATATGGCATGTTGCCGCGTTCAACATCTGACCGCATGCGCCGCGAAGTAACGGCTGGCAAAGCATCTGGTCGCACGCAAGAAATTCAACGCCTCATCGGTCGCTCGCTTCGTGCGGTGGTTGATATGAAAGCTCTTGGCGAGAAACAAATCTCACTTGATTGCGATGTTATTCAAGCAGACGGCGGCACACGCACAGCTTCTATTACAGGCGCATGGGTAGCGCTTCATGATTGTATTGAATGGATGCGCGATCGTTCGCTCTTGCAAGGCACCGTGTTGAAAGACCACGTGGCAGCTATTTCATGCGGTATCTATCAAGGTGAGCCTGTGCTCGATCTTGATTACCCAGAAGATAGCGAAGCAGATACAGACGCAAACTTTGTCTTGAGTGGCAAAGGCGGCATTATCGAAATTCAGGGCACGGCTGAAAAAGACCCGTTTTCTGAAGATGAATTTGCAGCAATGATGACGCTTGCCAAAAAAGGCGTTGCGGAATTGACTGCATTGCAAAAAGCAGCGATTGGCTAA
- a CDS encoding methyltransferase domain-containing protein, translating into MANRLFSSILKAASQGAFPKTRKRIWKFIYTLMAWFWRDPNWRFMNYGYVPDEEKPFPLDERDEADRAFIGLYYQAVEGLDLSGKSVLEVGCGRGGGSSYIARYYDCTQVVGGDFSSSTVSVAKKLNKGITTLSFETADAENLPFTDNSFDVVVNIESSHCYSDVPSFIDEVARVLKPEGIFSWADLRGRTMTDKLEADIKHDGLSLVHKKDLTPGVIRALRSMSDKKQEQIKKTPFFRRFMSEFAATEGTTLFKGFQSGSVIYEARRYKKT; encoded by the coding sequence ATGGCCAATCGTCTATTTTCCAGCATTCTAAAAGCCGCCAGCCAAGGGGCATTTCCCAAAACGCGCAAGCGTATATGGAAATTTATCTATACGCTCATGGCGTGGTTTTGGCGTGATCCAAATTGGCGGTTTATGAATTATGGTTATGTCCCTGATGAAGAAAAGCCCTTCCCCTTAGATGAACGCGACGAAGCCGATCGCGCCTTTATCGGGCTTTATTATCAAGCCGTCGAAGGATTAGACCTTTCTGGAAAATCTGTTTTAGAAGTTGGCTGCGGTCGTGGTGGGGGTTCGTCTTATATCGCGCGTTATTATGATTGCACGCAGGTCGTTGGTGGCGATTTTTCATCGTCCACTGTTTCAGTCGCAAAGAAACTGAACAAAGGCATTACCACCCTTTCTTTCGAAACGGCAGACGCTGAAAATCTGCCCTTTACCGATAATTCTTTTGATGTGGTGGTCAATATTGAATCGTCCCATTGCTATTCCGATGTGCCAAGCTTCATCGATGAAGTCGCGCGCGTCTTAAAACCTGAGGGAATATTCAGCTGGGCCGATTTGAGAGGCCGTACTATGACGGACAAACTCGAAGCCGATATCAAACACGATGGCCTATCACTAGTTCACAAGAAAGACCTGACCCCCGGCGTCATTCGTGCTTTGCGCTCAATGTCTGATAAAAAGCAAGAACAGATAAAAAAGACACCCTTTTTCAGGCGGTTCATGTCTGAGTTTGCAGCCACAGAAGGGACAACCCTTTTCAAGGGCTTTCAAAGTGGCAGCGTCATTTACGAAGCAAGACGATATAAGAAAACATAA
- a CDS encoding MBL fold metallo-hydrolase: protein MTDFSRRTMLASAAGVASLGLTGNLAFLPAAHAADVRKKGFYSYKVGDIEVISIYDGFWNKAHAEGFVIGSSIEEVTKTLQSNGQSGEHIPIEFAYTVLKTGNEVIMVDAGIGKGAIPTAGAGADGLAAAGIKPEDVTKIIVTHMHPDHIFGLYKTGTNELIYKNAEIIIGETEFKFWTDPAVIAKLPERRKGLAGRIQATLAKWDNVSQVKSDQEVAPGIRSVDTPGHTPGHIGFHLSSGSEQLLLLGDLIIVPALFLENLDWQLAFDSDKDIATATRKSVVARAVADNLPIAGHHFGFPNSGKIEKDGNGYVFKPVSA from the coding sequence ATGACTGATTTCTCACGACGCACCATGCTGGCATCTGCCGCTGGCGTTGCATCCCTTGGACTAACCGGAAACCTCGCATTCCTTCCTGCCGCACATGCTGCGGATGTTCGCAAAAAAGGCTTTTACTCATATAAGGTCGGCGATATTGAAGTGATTTCAATTTACGATGGCTTTTGGAACAAAGCCCATGCAGAAGGCTTCGTCATCGGCAGCTCCATTGAAGAAGTAACAAAGACGCTTCAAAGCAATGGCCAATCTGGCGAGCATATTCCAATCGAATTTGCTTATACCGTTTTGAAAACTGGCAATGAAGTTATCATGGTCGATGCTGGCATTGGCAAAGGTGCGATCCCAACTGCTGGTGCTGGTGCTGATGGTCTTGCAGCTGCAGGCATTAAACCAGAAGATGTAACGAAAATTATCGTTACCCACATGCACCCAGACCATATCTTCGGCCTTTATAAAACAGGCACGAATGAGCTGATCTACAAAAATGCAGAGATCATTATTGGTGAGACTGAATTTAAATTCTGGACAGACCCTGCCGTCATCGCAAAATTGCCTGAGCGCCGCAAAGGTCTTGCTGGACGTATCCAAGCAACTTTGGCTAAATGGGACAATGTCTCTCAAGTCAAATCAGACCAAGAGGTTGCCCCTGGTATTCGCAGCGTTGACACACCAGGTCACACACCAGGCCACATTGGCTTCCACCTCAGTTCAGGCAGCGAACAATTGCTCCTACTTGGTGACTTGATCATCGTGCCTGCGTTGTTCCTTGAGAATCTTGATTGGCAGCTTGCGTTCGATTCTGACAAAGATATCGCAACGGCTACACGTAAGAGCGTTGTTGCTCGAGCAGTGGCTGACAACCTGCCAATTGCAGGACACCACTTTGGTTTCCCAAATAGCGGTAAAATTGAAAAAGACGGCAACGGCTACGTTTTCAAGCCAGTCTCCGCTTAA
- a CDS encoding ATP-binding protein — MSLSTDLMELKEEEIREKYALSEAMLAGFDHTPRIAKARATEAPAERSPGIGTRRRFRSTTPGLVTKSTARPEGVQLGARIEASDDGDALMSTIQASALRALRRALSVAQVTSDQFAEQTGLSKLMRDNLAGTLNPAKKTEFEDLLAASALISLHVFANMTDFLLTAASAESGESDAQSDEVEEIVTDNPQIALHGTLWELEQTLALLAKSDVDLISIITSHCEKLMEKVALRAENNAHVASFTAASYRVEEDDFEINGFTPTARGRSSSITMSFKKPNEVVGNHIAKYQAMKLSKMLMAYDFERKLNPFAELGGFIFTFMGDGKPGTGKTTLIQMMAGMVHDYCQNAGYPFRYQNLSTESIDSYQGKSAQNAKAFIKNVLDPNVIGFGTIDDIDQLAGKRGDRQSSAGQLEITAVLMESFAGANTVVRGNCTFGMFSNYPENVDDALRQRAGARFLVDGPQTRDDYIDILHLLMGKNHDIPLGDHGLFEAQQIKKAVAASYESHARPHEEGLLNVFDRVNSEIGELDTIAKLGSYLKGIQEADERFTGRAIKNITDAIKVRAMDFELPDEWMEDTEIFLTKDYDTKKSMIAELAQPITVDMVIQEINRYADSEFRYADKSDEVAIENAVREMQRMEEAKRRYVELDRS; from the coding sequence ATGAGCTTATCTACCGATTTGATGGAATTAAAAGAAGAAGAAATCCGCGAGAAATATGCGCTCTCAGAGGCGATGCTCGCAGGCTTTGATCACACACCCCGCATTGCCAAAGCGCGCGCGACGGAAGCGCCTGCTGAACGCTCGCCGGGCATTGGCACCCGCCGCCGTTTCCGCTCAACAACGCCAGGGTTAGTCACCAAATCAACAGCGCGCCCTGAAGGGGTGCAGCTTGGTGCGCGTATTGAAGCATCTGATGACGGCGACGCGCTGATGTCGACGATCCAAGCGAGCGCCTTGCGCGCCCTTCGCCGTGCGCTCAGCGTTGCGCAAGTCACCAGCGACCAGTTTGCTGAGCAGACGGGTCTTAGCAAACTCATGCGTGACAATCTGGCTGGCACTTTAAACCCTGCCAAAAAGACAGAATTTGAAGACCTACTTGCAGCCTCTGCACTGATCTCCCTGCATGTCTTTGCCAATATGACAGATTTTCTGCTGACAGCAGCAAGCGCTGAAAGTGGCGAGAGTGACGCGCAAAGTGATGAGGTTGAGGAGATTGTTACAGACAATCCACAGATCGCCCTTCATGGCACCTTATGGGAACTTGAACAGACACTCGCACTCCTTGCTAAAAGCGATGTCGATCTGATTTCAATAATTACGTCCCACTGCGAAAAGCTGATGGAAAAGGTTGCACTGCGGGCAGAAAACAATGCCCATGTCGCAAGTTTCACCGCTGCAAGTTACCGTGTTGAAGAAGACGATTTCGAGATCAACGGCTTCACGCCAACAGCACGCGGACGCTCGTCTTCCATTACGATGAGCTTTAAAAAGCCGAACGAAGTGGTGGGCAATCACATCGCGAAATACCAAGCGATGAAGCTTTCTAAAATGCTGATGGCCTATGACTTTGAGCGCAAGCTCAACCCCTTTGCCGAGCTTGGCGGTTTCATCTTCACCTTTATGGGTGACGGCAAACCGGGCACGGGCAAGACCACGCTTATTCAAATGATGGCGGGCATGGTGCATGACTATTGCCAAAACGCAGGCTACCCTTTTCGCTATCAAAACCTCTCCACTGAGAGCATCGACAGCTACCAAGGCAAGTCCGCGCAAAACGCCAAAGCCTTCATCAAAAACGTTCTCGACCCGAATGTTATTGGCTTTGGCACGATTGATGATATTGACCAGCTCGCAGGCAAACGTGGCGACCGCCAATCTTCTGCCGGCCAGCTCGAAATCACTGCCGTGTTGATGGAAAGCTTCGCAGGCGCCAACACTGTTGTGCGTGGCAATTGTACGTTTGGCATGTTCTCCAACTACCCCGAAAACGTGGATGACGCCCTTCGCCAACGTGCGGGTGCTCGCTTCCTCGTTGATGGCCCGCAAACCCGCGATGATTACATCGACATTTTGCATCTACTCATGGGCAAGAACCACGATATTCCATTGGGCGATCATGGTTTGTTTGAAGCGCAGCAAATTAAGAAAGCCGTTGCGGCATCCTACGAAAGCCACGCCCGCCCACATGAAGAAGGTTTGTTGAATGTCTTTGACCGCGTGAACAGCGAGATTGGCGAACTTGATACGATCGCGAAATTGGGCAGCTATCTTAAAGGCATTCAAGAAGCAGACGAACGCTTCACGGGCCGTGCGATTAAGAACATTACAGATGCGATTAAAGTGCGTGCAATGGACTTTGAGCTGCCAGATGAATGGATGGAAGATACCGAGATTTTCCTCACCAAAGACTATGACACTAAGAAGTCGATGATTGCAGAACTTGCTCAACCAATCACCGTTGACATGGTGATCCAAGAGATCAACCGTTATGCTGATAGTGAGTTCCGTTACGCGGATAAATCAGACGAAGTGGCCATTGAAAATGCCGTGCGAGAAATGCAGCGCATGGAAGAAGCCAAACGTCGTTATGTGGAGCTTGACCGCTCATGA
- a CDS encoding metal-dependent hydrolase — translation MTDKHIIPRNITFGISKNPTRHWLGGDMMATALIDCMSILLPEGERFFIRSLKHYLPLIKDEELRQEIKGYSVQEAFHTREHLDYNKAMADMGYDVDEMEAPVKRFLNKDQPAAINLAATCAIEHLTMSYSIAVLRNMDMFENAAAPYRRLWVWHSVEELEHSAVSLNVYHEVTSKWPAWKRYFLRVGALNVIIYHITQIIFKNMAIYAKHDGQKTGFFFKFKILWTMYGKPGFIRKALHTIARYYLPFYRPNPNHYKKELQKGREWIGREIPELAHDSVPHST, via the coding sequence ATGACTGACAAACACATTATCCCGCGCAACATTACCTTTGGGATATCAAAAAACCCAACGCGACATTGGTTGGGTGGGGATATGATGGCGACTGCGTTGATTGATTGCATGTCCATTCTGCTGCCTGAAGGCGAGCGCTTTTTCATCCGCTCTTTAAAGCATTATTTGCCGCTCATTAAGGATGAAGAACTGCGCCAAGAAATTAAGGGATATTCCGTTCAAGAAGCTTTTCACACGCGCGAACATCTCGACTACAATAAAGCTATGGCCGACATGGGCTATGACGTTGATGAGATGGAAGCGCCCGTTAAGCGGTTTTTGAACAAAGACCAACCAGCTGCGATCAATTTGGCTGCGACCTGCGCCATCGAACATTTGACGATGAGCTATTCCATCGCAGTTCTAAGAAATATGGACATGTTTGAAAACGCCGCCGCGCCCTATCGCCGCCTGTGGGTTTGGCATTCAGTTGAAGAGCTTGAGCACAGCGCCGTGTCCCTTAATGTTTATCATGAGGTAACCTCCAAATGGCCCGCATGGAAACGGTATTTCCTTCGGGTGGGCGCGCTCAATGTAATCATCTATCACATCACACAAATCATCTTCAAAAACATGGCAATCTATGCCAAGCACGATGGCCAGAAAACGGGTTTTTTCTTCAAATTCAAAATACTATGGACGATGTATGGAAAACCAGGCTTTATCCGTAAAGCGCTTCACACCATTGCTCGTTATTACCTCCCGTTCTATCGTCCCAACCCCAACCACTATAAAAAAGAACTGCAAAAGGGCCGCGAATGGATTGGGCGTGAAATTCCTGAACTTGCACACGATTCCGTGCCACACAGCACGTAA